From the Bacilli bacterium genome, one window contains:
- a CDS encoding IreB family regulatory phosphoprotein codes for MGSMDKTMQFNVKADEVETSSREVILAVFAALQEKGYNPINQIVGYLLSGDPAYIPRHNNARSIIRKRERDELIEELVKSYLRVHLPEDQQK; via the coding sequence ATGGGTTCGATGGACAAAACCATGCAATTCAACGTAAAAGCGGACGAAGTTGAAACATCTTCCCGCGAGGTCATCCTAGCCGTATTTGCCGCTCTGCAAGAAAAGGGTTATAATCCGATCAACCAAATCGTCGGATATTTGCTGTCGGGTGATCCGGCCTATATTCCGCGCCATAACAATGCGCGAAGCATCATTCGCAAGCGGGAGCGGGACGAGTTGATCGAAGAATTGGTCAAATCATATTTGCGCGTTCATCTGCCGGAAGATCAACAGAAATAA
- a CDS encoding AI-2E family transporter has product MNELVKNRIFLAMIYTLLALLILYLLFLFKPVFLSIYAFLRTVLMPFFVAMIISYVLNPIVRLLNERKVPRTAAVLLIYAVFLTCVIVLLMNLIPMFMTQLKELNEHLPGLTTRAQHLVDGFNDNKSVPPTIREGINRSIRQAEKSISDTITKFINEIDTTINILFVAFIIPFLAFYMLKDYQMIEKTALAIVPKKHRIETIKMLIDIDTALGNYIRGQLIVCAIVGGLAYLGYWMIGLPYPLLMASIVAIFNIIPYLGPFLGAAPAIVMAATISWKMMLFVILVNMIVQNLEGNVISPQIVGRKLNLHPLVIIFALLVGGELAGVVGLILAVPFLAVTKVIVHHVHVYYVRHKNP; this is encoded by the coding sequence ATGAATGAATTGGTGAAAAACCGCATTTTTTTGGCGATGATTTATACGTTGCTTGCCCTCCTGATTTTATACCTGTTATTCCTGTTCAAACCCGTTTTCCTGAGCATCTACGCCTTCCTCAGAACGGTGCTGATGCCGTTTTTTGTGGCGATGATCATCTCTTACGTGCTGAATCCGATTGTCCGTCTGTTGAATGAACGAAAAGTTCCCCGCACTGCCGCCGTGCTGTTGATCTATGCCGTGTTCCTTACCTGCGTGATCGTTCTCTTGATGAATCTGATTCCGATGTTTATGACCCAGTTGAAGGAATTGAACGAGCATTTGCCGGGTTTGACGACGCGGGCGCAACATTTGGTTGACGGCTTTAACGACAACAAAAGCGTGCCTCCAACCATCCGGGAAGGCATCAACCGGTCGATCAGGCAAGCGGAAAAATCCATCTCTGATACCATTACCAAGTTTATTAACGAAATCGACACAACGATCAATATTCTGTTTGTCGCATTCATTATTCCGTTTTTGGCTTTTTACATGTTGAAGGATTATCAAATGATCGAGAAAACGGCGCTGGCCATCGTACCGAAGAAACACCGGATCGAAACGATCAAGATGCTGATTGACATTGATACGGCGTTAGGAAATTATATCCGCGGGCAATTAATCGTCTGCGCCATTGTCGGCGGGCTGGCTTATTTGGGCTATTGGATGATCGGGTTGCCGTATCCGCTTTTGATGGCGAGCATTGTGGCCATTTTCAACATCATCCCGTATCTTGGCCCGTTCCTCGGAGCTGCGCCGGCGATCGTCATGGCCGCCACAATTTCCTGGAAAATGATGCTATTCGTTATTCTGGTGAACATGATCGTGCAAAACTTGGAGGGCAACGTCATCTCCCCGCAGATTGTCGGGCGCAAATTGAACCTGCATCCGCTCGTCATCATTTTCGCGCTGTTGGTGGGCGGCGAATTGGCCGGCGTCGTAGGTCTCATTCTGGCGGTCCCGTTTCTCGCGGTGACCAAAGTAATCGTGCATCATGTGCATGTCTATTATGTCCGGCACAAAAACCCATAA
- a CDS encoding DUF1292 domain-containing protein: MEEPELIYIPDEEGNEEEFEVIMKFEVDDTNAKYMMVVPVEDSPDAEETDEVFAFRYEEDGDELKLYTIEDEDEWNMVEETFHTLLDEMEAGEEGGEKQ, from the coding sequence ATGGAAGAACCCGAACTGATTTACATTCCCGATGAAGAAGGAAATGAAGAAGAATTCGAAGTCATCATGAAATTTGAAGTTGACGACACAAACGCCAAATACATGATGGTCGTGCCTGTAGAAGACAGCCCGGATGCGGAAGAAACGGATGAAGTTTTCGCGTTTCGTTATGAAGAAGACGGCGACGAGCTTAAACTGTATACCATTGAAGACGAAGACGAATGGAACATGGTGGAGGAAACATTCCATACGTTGTTGGATGAAATGGAGGCTGGGGAAGAAGGCGGGGAAAAGCAGTAA
- a CDS encoding cysteine desulfurase family protein, with amino-acid sequence MTQVYLDHAATTPLHPAVLEAMLPFLQGKYGNPSSIHAFGREARAAILSARDAIARHLGCRPRELIFTSGGTESDNLAIIGAIKASAKHRPHVITAQIEHHAVLATCRHLQENGVDVTYVPVDRTGIINPDDVGQAIRPETALISIMYVNNEVGTLQPIAEIGRIARSKQIPFHVDAVQALGVIPIDLSTLPVDLMSFSAHKINGPKGVGALYVGEDTPISPLLRGGKQEHELRAGTENVAGIAGFAEAVKICARNLPEKQLLLKELRQSFLEELRHHLQGSFVVNGHAVESSAHILNVSFPGTSAETMLMNLDLAGIAASSGSACTAGSLEPSHVLAAMRLEPELLESAIRFSFGLGNTKEQILDAAQKTATIANRLRNNR; translated from the coding sequence TTGACGCAAGTGTATCTTGACCATGCCGCGACGACTCCGCTTCATCCGGCGGTATTGGAAGCGATGCTGCCTTTTTTGCAGGGGAAATACGGCAATCCGTCCAGCATCCATGCATTTGGGCGGGAAGCGCGCGCAGCGATATTGTCGGCGCGGGATGCAATCGCCCGGCATTTGGGCTGCCGCCCAAGAGAGCTTATTTTTACAAGCGGGGGCACGGAAAGCGATAATTTGGCCATTATCGGCGCAATCAAGGCCAGCGCGAAACACCGCCCGCATGTGATTACCGCGCAGATCGAGCATCATGCCGTGCTCGCAACCTGTAGGCACCTGCAAGAAAACGGCGTGGACGTAACATACGTGCCGGTTGACCGCACCGGCATAATAAACCCGGATGATGTAGGACAAGCAATCCGACCCGAGACCGCGCTTATCAGCATCATGTATGTTAACAACGAAGTCGGAACGCTGCAACCGATCGCCGAAATCGGCCGAATCGCCCGCAGCAAGCAAATTCCGTTTCATGTTGACGCGGTGCAGGCGCTGGGCGTTATACCGATCGATCTCTCCACTCTGCCGGTCGACCTGATGAGTTTTTCCGCCCATAAGATAAACGGTCCCAAAGGCGTCGGGGCATTGTATGTCGGCGAAGACACCCCGATCAGCCCGTTATTGCGGGGAGGCAAACAGGAGCATGAACTGCGGGCCGGCACGGAAAACGTGGCGGGAATCGCCGGATTTGCCGAAGCTGTAAAAATATGTGCGCGAAATTTGCCGGAGAAGCAACTTTTGCTGAAAGAATTACGTCAATCTTTCTTGGAAGAGTTGCGGCATCATTTGCAGGGCAGCTTTGTTGTGAATGGACATGCGGTCGAAAGTTCCGCGCATATTTTAAATGTCAGTTTCCCCGGAACCAGTGCGGAAACGATGTTAATGAACCTTGATCTGGCGGGAATTGCCGCTTCCAGCGGATCAGCCTGCACGGCGGGCTCGCTCGAACCGTCCCATGTTCTGGCCGCGATGCGGTTGGAGCCGGAATTGCTTGAATCGGCAATCCGTTTCAGTTTCGGGTTAGGCAATACGAAAGAACAAATTTTAGACGCAGCCCAAAAAACAGCAACGATTGCGAATCGTTTACGTAATAATAGATAA
- the alaS gene encoding alanine--tRNA ligase, with product MNASEIRQKWLDFFATKGHHIEPSSSLVPQNDPSLLWINAGMAPLKPYFDGRVKPQNPRIANAQKCIRTNDIENVGKTRRHHTFFEMLGNFSIGDYFKEEAITWAWEFLTDPKWIGFDPSRLSVTVYPEDEEAFQLWNRKIGLPKERIYKLQDNFWDIGEGPCGPCTEIFYDRGEKYGDLSDPECWPGGENERFLEIWNLVFSQFNHNKDGSYTPLPNKNIDTGAGLERFAAVLQDVDSNFDTDLFQPLIQQTCKIAGVKYGENEQTDVALKVIADHIRAVAFAVGDGVLPANEGRGYVIRRLLRRAVRYGKTLGINEPFLCQLVATLGETMGRHYPDIVEKRELIERVIRTEEERFHETLSDGLTILDNLCEQALKEGRQAISGADAFKLYDTYGFPFDLTEDYAAEKGLSVDREGFAAAMEEQRERARAARHEAGGMRVQGGPLADFTVKSEFVGYTDLETQAQIVAVLHNDQFVESAAAGQECRIILDRTPFYAESGGQVSDRGTISGDGVFAQIMEVSKAPHGQHVHTVKVESGELRKGSVVKAAVAQDLRGETVKNHTATHLLHKSLKEVLGYHVNQAGSLVEPERLRFDFSHFGAISAEELNDIERRVNEQIWKDVAVKIRQMPIAEAKALGAMALFGEKYGDIVRVVFAGDYSIELCGGCHVQSTGQIGLFKIVSESGIGSGVRRIEAVTGRHAYEYVERQIGLLSEAAVLLKATTSDVPKRIESLQHQLRETQKENESLQVKLGALQAGSLAEQLKSVGDIPVLAAQVEASSMDALRLIADRMRDKLESAVIVLGANMDGKVQLLAAVTKDLVQKGYHAGKIIKRVSEICGGGGGGRPDMAQAGGRNPGRLGEALKAVETLIAEWNG from the coding sequence ATGAATGCTAGTGAAATTCGCCAAAAGTGGTTGGATTTTTTTGCAACGAAAGGGCACCACATCGAGCCCAGTTCATCATTGGTGCCGCAAAACGATCCTTCGTTATTGTGGATCAACGCGGGCATGGCTCCACTGAAACCGTATTTCGACGGCAGGGTTAAACCGCAAAATCCGCGAATTGCCAACGCGCAAAAATGCATTCGCACCAACGATATCGAAAATGTCGGCAAGACGCGCAGACATCACACGTTTTTTGAAATGCTCGGCAATTTTTCCATCGGCGATTATTTTAAGGAAGAGGCGATTACCTGGGCCTGGGAATTCCTTACGGATCCAAAATGGATCGGCTTTGACCCGAGCCGCTTGTCCGTTACGGTTTACCCGGAGGATGAGGAAGCGTTCCAATTGTGGAACAGGAAAATCGGCCTGCCAAAAGAGCGAATCTACAAACTGCAGGACAATTTTTGGGATATCGGCGAAGGGCCGTGCGGTCCTTGTACGGAAATTTTTTATGACCGCGGCGAGAAATACGGCGATCTGTCCGATCCGGAATGCTGGCCCGGCGGCGAAAACGAGCGCTTTTTGGAAATATGGAATCTCGTGTTTTCCCAGTTTAATCACAACAAGGATGGCTCCTACACGCCGCTGCCGAACAAAAATATCGACACGGGAGCGGGCCTGGAACGGTTTGCCGCTGTGTTGCAAGACGTCGACTCCAATTTCGACACGGATTTGTTTCAGCCGCTCATTCAGCAAACTTGCAAAATTGCCGGCGTAAAATATGGCGAAAACGAGCAAACAGACGTCGCCCTGAAAGTGATTGCCGATCATATTCGCGCGGTTGCTTTTGCGGTTGGCGACGGCGTCTTGCCTGCCAATGAAGGCAGAGGCTACGTCATCAGACGGCTGCTGCGCCGCGCAGTCCGGTACGGCAAAACGCTTGGCATCAACGAACCGTTTTTGTGCCAGCTGGTGGCAACGTTGGGCGAAACGATGGGGCGGCATTATCCGGATATTGTGGAAAAGCGCGAATTGATCGAGCGCGTGATCCGCACGGAAGAAGAGCGGTTCCATGAAACGTTGAGCGACGGATTGACTATTTTGGATAACCTCTGCGAGCAGGCGCTTAAGGAAGGCCGCCAGGCCATTTCCGGGGCAGACGCGTTCAAGCTGTACGATACGTACGGATTTCCGTTTGATTTGACGGAAGATTATGCCGCGGAAAAAGGTTTAAGCGTAGACCGCGAAGGTTTTGCGGCGGCGATGGAAGAACAGCGGGAGCGCGCCCGCGCCGCGCGGCACGAAGCGGGCGGAATGCGCGTTCAAGGCGGCCCGTTGGCGGATTTTACGGTTAAAAGCGAATTTGTTGGGTATACTGATTTGGAGACTCAGGCGCAAATCGTTGCCGTTTTGCATAACGACCAATTCGTGGAAAGTGCCGCCGCCGGCCAGGAGTGCCGCATTATTCTGGACCGCACGCCGTTTTATGCGGAAAGCGGCGGCCAGGTAAGCGACCGCGGCACCATTAGCGGCGACGGGGTTTTCGCGCAAATCATGGAGGTCAGCAAGGCGCCGCACGGGCAGCACGTGCATACGGTTAAAGTGGAATCCGGCGAATTGCGTAAGGGAAGCGTGGTCAAGGCGGCTGTCGCGCAAGATTTGCGGGGCGAAACGGTCAAAAATCATACGGCTACCCATTTGCTGCATAAATCATTGAAAGAAGTTCTCGGTTACCACGTCAATCAGGCCGGTTCTTTGGTGGAACCGGAACGGCTGCGGTTTGACTTCTCCCATTTCGGCGCCATTTCTGCCGAGGAGCTCAATGATATTGAACGGCGCGTGAATGAGCAAATATGGAAAGATGTCGCGGTCAAAATCCGGCAAATGCCGATTGCCGAAGCCAAAGCTTTGGGAGCCATGGCGCTTTTCGGAGAAAAATACGGCGATATCGTCCGGGTCGTATTCGCCGGCGATTACAGCATCGAGTTGTGCGGCGGCTGCCATGTGCAAAGCACCGGACAGATCGGGTTGTTTAAAATCGTCAGCGAGAGCGGCATCGGCTCGGGCGTGCGCCGCATTGAGGCCGTTACCGGGCGGCATGCGTACGAATATGTGGAACGGCAGATCGGCTTGCTGTCGGAAGCGGCTGTGTTGTTAAAGGCAACGACATCCGACGTGCCCAAACGGATTGAGTCGTTGCAACATCAACTGCGGGAAACGCAGAAGGAAAACGAGTCGCTGCAAGTCAAATTGGGGGCGCTGCAAGCCGGTTCATTGGCGGAGCAGCTTAAATCCGTCGGCGATATACCCGTTTTGGCGGCACAGGTCGAAGCCTCAAGCATGGACGCATTAAGATTGATTGCCGACCGGATGCGGGATAAATTGGAATCGGCCGTAATCGTGCTGGGCGCGAACATGGACGGCAAGGTGCAGTTGCTCGCCGCGGTGACCAAAGATTTGGTGCAAAAAGGCTACCATGCCGGAAAAATCATCAAGCGGGTATCCGAAATTTGCGGCGGCGGAGGCGGAGGCCGGCCCGACATGGCGCAAGCGGGCGGGAGAAATCCCGGACGCCTCGGCGAAGCACTGAAAGCGGTGGAAACATTGATTGCCGAATGGAACGGCTGA
- a CDS encoding DUF1292 domain-containing protein produces MSKQNAPLAAQQTRLLRDKFGDVVELADDRGANVEHRILYECSLHGRNYAVLQSETLKKEDEYAIFRAVLDEHGETQLETIEDDDEWDEVAEMYDDFLFSLISADEDDK; encoded by the coding sequence ATGTCAAAGCAGAACGCCCCGCTTGCCGCTCAACAAACAAGGCTGTTGCGCGACAAATTCGGCGATGTGGTGGAACTTGCCGATGATCGCGGCGCAAACGTCGAGCACCGCATTCTGTATGAATGTTCCTTGCATGGACGAAACTACGCCGTTTTGCAGTCGGAAACATTAAAAAAGGAAGATGAGTACGCCATTTTTCGCGCCGTTCTGGATGAGCACGGCGAAACGCAACTGGAAACGATCGAAGACGACGATGAATGGGATGAGGTTGCGGAAATGTACGACGATTTTTTGTTTTCGCTGATTTCCGCCGATGAAGACGACAAATGA
- the ruvX gene encoding Holliday junction resolvase RuvX, giving the protein MRIMGFDYGDRTIGVAVSDELLWTAQGVETIQRATDERDLSRIRQLVEQFDVAEIVVGLPKNMNNTIGPRGEICIAFAQTLQETLKLPVHLWDERLTTVSAERTLLEADMSRKKRKQVIDKMAAVLILQGFLDAKQK; this is encoded by the coding sequence ATGAGAATTATGGGCTTTGATTACGGCGATCGGACCATCGGAGTGGCTGTCAGCGACGAATTGCTTTGGACGGCGCAAGGCGTGGAAACAATTCAGCGCGCGACGGACGAGCGCGATTTGTCGAGAATCAGGCAATTGGTCGAGCAATTTGATGTCGCGGAGATCGTCGTCGGGCTTCCCAAAAATATGAACAATACAATTGGTCCGCGTGGAGAAATTTGCATCGCATTCGCGCAAACGTTGCAAGAAACACTAAAATTGCCGGTGCATTTGTGGGATGAAAGGTTGACGACCGTATCGGCCGAGCGAACGCTGCTTGAAGCGGATATGAGTCGGAAAAAACGGAAACAGGTTATCGATAAGATGGCCGCTGTCTTGATTTTGCAAGGTTTTTTGGATGCCAAACAAAAATAA
- the mltG gene encoding endolytic transglycosylase MltG: MEEAYKLDCGRRRLRNILIVLASLLLLAAGCLAGVALYVANALQPMEPTGSEVHVQIEKGMDTRSIADALAEHGIIRDSFIFTLYVKYKHEGSRFQAGEYAMKPGIKLDDIIQKLNSGDTVKAATVRFTIPEGYTVEQIADKLGKLGIVNKEKFLALAKKPELFSAKHIGDIPKNPALKEPLEGYLFPETYEMKKGSTEQEIIERMLQELDRKLDTLPADWQSKMQKNGVTFHQLLTIASLIEREAVLPEERPIISSVIYNRLHNKQPMPLQIDATIQYALGKQKEKLYADDLKVDSPYNTYLHLGLPPGPIADPSLASIKAALEPASTKYYYYVTRKDGSNGHYFAKDFNEHKANRLKSEKNAANRGN; the protein is encoded by the coding sequence GTGGAAGAGGCATATAAACTTGACTGCGGCAGACGCCGTTTACGCAATATCTTGATTGTGCTGGCATCCTTGCTGCTCTTAGCCGCGGGATGTCTGGCGGGCGTTGCCTTGTATGTTGCGAACGCGCTGCAGCCTATGGAACCGACGGGCTCCGAAGTGCATGTGCAGATTGAAAAAGGCATGGATACGCGAAGCATTGCCGATGCTTTGGCGGAACATGGCATCATCCGTGACAGTTTCATATTTACGCTGTATGTAAAATACAAGCACGAAGGCAGCCGGTTTCAGGCTGGAGAATATGCGATGAAACCCGGCATCAAACTGGACGACATTATCCAGAAGCTAAACAGCGGCGATACGGTTAAGGCGGCGACGGTCCGGTTTACGATTCCCGAAGGTTATACGGTGGAACAAATAGCGGACAAGCTTGGCAAGTTGGGCATTGTCAATAAAGAGAAGTTTCTGGCATTGGCGAAAAAACCGGAATTGTTCTCGGCAAAGCATATCGGCGATATTCCGAAAAACCCGGCGCTTAAAGAGCCGCTGGAAGGTTATCTGTTTCCGGAAACCTATGAGATGAAAAAAGGCAGCACCGAGCAGGAGATCATCGAGCGGATGCTTCAAGAACTGGACCGTAAACTGGACACGCTGCCTGCCGATTGGCAAAGCAAAATGCAAAAAAATGGCGTGACATTCCATCAATTGCTGACCATCGCATCATTGATCGAGCGCGAAGCGGTCTTGCCTGAGGAGCGCCCGATCATATCCAGTGTCATCTATAATCGGCTGCATAATAAACAGCCCATGCCGTTGCAGATTGATGCAACGATCCAATACGCGTTAGGCAAACAAAAGGAAAAATTGTACGCCGACGACCTCAAGGTTGACAGCCCTTATAATACGTATCTCCATCTGGGATTGCCGCCAGGGCCCATTGCCGATCCCAGCCTGGCGTCGATCAAAGCGGCCCTTGAACCCGCTTCGACAAAATATTATTATTATGTAACGCGCAAAGACGGCTCGAACGGGCATTATTTCGCAAAAGACTTCAACGAGCACAAGGCAAATCGCCTTAAAAGCGAAAAGAACGCCGCAAATCGCGGCAATTAA